The sequence below is a genomic window from Dictyostelium discoideum AX4 chromosome 5 chromosome, whole genome shotgun sequence.
TACTCTGAAAtgaattgataaatcaatgATTCTAAatcataattataaaatcctTTTTCACTCTTTGCAAaccaatcaaaataaaatactcttttaatttctctaacTAATTCAAAATCTTCATAATCAATTTCAGTAAATTCCGTTTCgtcaaaataaatatactcttcattttcatcttcttcttcattttcaacattattatttttaatagtattattattattattattaaaaaatgaataaatatatGATACTGCATcgtaaattaaataaacaattttatcattagctgttggtggtggtggtggaggtggtggaggtggtggtgttgttggtgttgttggtgttggttttATAATAgctaaattataaattgaatttacttttttagttgtttgattttcttttaaaatatcagttttttttaaaatatgtttGAATGGGGTTTGAATATTtctattttcattatattcTATTAAATgttcaacttttttaaaaagtaatgaagagatttgtttttcttttttactaGTTCTATGTGACACTGATAAAACTAGTAATGCTgttaaaatataatcaatttgatatttttcaAGCACAGATTTTGTTTTGTGGCTTTTGTCAATACAACGACCGTAATTGAAATCTAAATAACTAGCGATAGTGCTATAGTTAGCACAACCACTGCCATAATGGTCAAGATAGTTATCAAGTAAATTGTAACTTaggaaaatattatttaaaactgaaaatgaattataaCCATTGAATTGCAATAATGGAATGTTATAATCATTATATAAACGTTTAAATAATTGGTGATCTAATCTCatcaaattttcaaaatatatttCAAAACTACCAGTAAATGAAATTGGTGGTACGAATCCAATTTCATCCAATAGAAATCTAATTAATTCACATCTCTTATTTGAACATAACGCATTATAAAATGCTTTCATTGGATCTTTTACCATAATTCCAAGTTcataataaatgaatttaataatttttaaatcacaTTTACctaatgatttatcaaataaatcatcattattaattctaaGTTCTtctattgttgttgttgttgttgttgttgttgtttttgttgttgctgaagttgaagttgaagaggaagttgaagaagaggaagttGATGATGGATTGACGGTAccataattttcaaatataaattttaataaatctaaattagAAGTATCTAATgaagttttaattaattcttgtgTAAGTTTATTTGTacttaataaaattgatttatttgtatttaataattgatttaaaattattgacgattcttctttatttaatgatagattataatgattataataattattattaaaaaaataaataaatgatgtAATAGATTTTGAATCAATTTGatcaaatttttcatttcttttaattttatataataataattctctTGCATGCTTTAAACACCATTCAAAACCTGCTTGatcatattttttaattttaaaacaatcttCTGAATATGATCTACCACCATAAGAAATTtgttcattaaatttataaacataatcatatatataatttgataaatatttattattaaatactgATTTATATAAACtataaatatctttatttttatttttatttaaattattcattttattttaatttttgtttttgtttatcactgaattttttttttttttttttttcacacactttatcaccatcaaaaaaaaaaaaaaaaaaataaagaaaaaaaaataaaaagatattttttttttttattttttatcagaAAACATTTGGTGACAAAAATCTAGATATCCAAAATTACCTGAAAAACCACCTTTAAATGTTTATgtgttataaataaaaaatataaaaaaaaaacaacaaaataaataaataaataaataaataaataaataaataatttcaattataaaacaacaatatttttattttattaattctgttacattctttttttttttaatgataaataattttttttaatttttgttattattgttgttgtttatttttttatacttttaCATTTGCACCAGTTGTAGTTTTAGCATTAATATTGGTAAGACCAGGTGCACTAAGAGTGGTATTGGTGTTTGCTTTAACACTTGTATTTGCGAGGactgaaatttcatttgtaCCAAATTCACCAACATTCAATGATGAATTGAAAATTTGGTTTGATCCTGATGATTTGATTGAACCGAATTTGGAGATTGAgtctaaaaaaagaaataattaaaaaaaaaggaaaaaataaaaataattaaaacttgttttttttttttaaatatgagttaattaatttaaataataataataataaaaattactaattaatgtcattttattaatttttttttttttaattttttaataattattgttttgattggatatttaaaaaatagaatttatttaaatccttttatacttttttttttttttggactcaaaaaatttttttttaaaaatttatatctttaattatttaaattaattaaaattaaacactGGGTTTAATTactatatttataaattgtcAAGTGTGTGTTGGTGTGGGTtgtgttaataaaaaaaaaaaagataaattaccaattatAAGAAAAATCTcacacatttttttttttaatttaccaaagtaaattaatatatcattattttgaaattattataaataatatttacaataaaaaataagaaatattTATCAAAGTTTCTAAACAGTTGAGTCACTTTGTTCTATTTttgttacttttttttttttttactaccaaataattttaaattaatttaaaaaaaaaaaaaaaaaaaaaaatgctaACCTAAAACACTAAAACTactctaaaaaaaaactttatttttgaaaCACTATATcctttattcaaaaaaagaaaaagctAGTATTTCTTTTCGAAATTGTTTAATAAGGaaaaaaagtgtttaaaataatgtaaaactgaaatttaaattattatttttttttttaggaaatGAATTTCGAGTTTGGGtgtctttttaaaaattattaataattttaccagtttttaataataataataataataataataataataataataataataataataataataataataataataataataataataataataataatattaatattaatattattattttatttatttatttatttattttatatatatttgtttttttttgataaaataatttcttttattttttttattattttattaattttttatatttgttatgataatttttattttttattttataaaaaataattataataattttgttaaGAGATTGACAGAGTCGGTAAACTTATCACTAAAGGTAACTTTTGAAATTGAGTTTTTAACGGATGTACTGATTGAGCCTGATGGTCTATAATCTTTATAGGTCATTAAAATTGTACCTAAACCACAAATACATCTCATTATTAAATCTGGATCAGATTCTGTTGAAATTACTAATGACATACATTCAACATACTTATTAACAATCTCtgtatttatttgattatattGAGAATAAACTGAAAtactaataaaattttgaaaatatatatattttttaaaaaaaaaaaaaaaaaaaaaaagttaatatgcatgtaaaattaattgaaaaaaaatgaaatataaaatggaaaaaaacttactttaataaaaatgttgatAAAGCAGTTGAATAAGATTTGtttgaatttggtgaaaGTTTTTGAtagattgatttaattgattctaaaATTTGTGGATTTGAGAATAATCTTTGAGTTAATAAAGTACGAAGTGGTTCATGACGGAACATATTTGAAAAGATTTTCAAAGCCAACATTTGATTATTCATAACGGTGGATTCTTGTACAATTTTAAAGAGAATAACCAATAGATTATATCTTGATGAAGCTCTATTCTCGATGACCATAGATTCAAAGGTCTTTGAAGCACCAGGATGTAGAACCATAACACGAATAACATCAAGGATCGTATAAACTTTATCAGCTGGCCAAGTTaacattttgaaaataacTTTATATTGATTATCACTAAACGATGAGGAATGATAACGTGATGTCTCTCTGAGTGTTGCTAAAATTCCCTTAAACAATGAAATCTCTTGTTCATCTTCATccaatgaaattgattttgtaTTTGCATTTGATGAAAGTTGATCATTAAATTCTAATGCTTTAACTAATAATGATTCACTATTTGCTTGTTCAAATAATGTATAAGTTGCTTGTGGAATTAATGATGTtggtttaatattaaaatctctattattattattattattattattattattattattattattattattattattattgttattgttattattattattattattatttgaactaTCTGGAATATATCTACTTGGAACTGTAAATGAATCACTTGGTGAActatagttattattattattattgttatttgaaCTACCTGGAATATATCTACTTGAACCAGTTAATGGGTCACCTTGATTTGGAGTTGCTTCAAAAGTCATTGTATCTTGAccagaatttttaattatgaaTTGAGCGACTTGATCAAGGAATTCTTGAcctaaatcattttttaagatAAAATCTTGAGCGACAGTGTAAGGATTTTCAGTGAGATCGTAACCAATTTTGTACATTacaccatcaccaacatcaacatcgaAAATATAATCATACTCTCTACCATTGAGTACACCTTTTGAACTATTTCTACTGGCAGCATTAGCATCTACAACCTCACCGATTTTAATCCATTTAGCTTCAGATGCACTCCATTGATGAGCTTCAGCGATTTTACCATTCTTTACAACCTTTAATTCACCATCTTTAGTGCCATCGGCAATCAATGCTTCATTGACGTCTTGTAATTCATTCattttaatatcaccaaCATTATCAGACATAATAGTTTGAGCTGCTAAATTATCTTGATATTGTTGTACCTCCTCTTGAGTTGCAaatcttttttcatttctaGTCCAAACATAACCAACACCATCTGCACAGCCAGTGATAATATCGCCATTGGGTGAGTATGATAAATCCCAAACTCCAGATGGATGAGTCAAGGTTTGAACATTCTCACCGTCTCTCCAAATACGTAAAGTTCTATCCTCACCAACTGAAGCAAACCCAAAGTTTGGAATATTGATAACGGCATAAACAAATGAACTATGACCTGACAACTCTTGAACCAATTCACCATCGATTGTCCAAATGAAAACGGTACCATCATTACTACAACTTGCAAACCCTAAATCTGGAATAACTGCCAATCCTCTAACACAATCCTTATGTTTTTTCAATGTCTTTATCACTGAATAATTTCCTTTACCATTTTGTTCCCAAATCTTTATAGTTTTATCTGCACTTGCTGATACTATATTTCCATTTTGTAATCCAATAACTGACCAAATTGATGCTTCATGTCCTGATAATGTTGTTAAACATTCACCATTTTCCCAAACTTTAATtgttctaaaataaaaataaatatattaatattaatattttataaatatatagaatttaaaataataataataaaacttactTATCCCAACTACCAGAGATAATCAAACCATCATTTGTTACACCAAGTGTTGAAACTGAATCATTATGTCCTAATAACATTAATGATGGTGCACCACCTTCATTACCTtttttactactattattattattattgttattattgttgttattattattattattattattattattattattattatttgatgaatcTCTTGGAAAAGCTGATTTTTCCCAAACACAAATAACTTTATCATTACCACCAGATGCTAATGCACGTTCagctaataataatgatggtggtAATGATACAACTGTGCCAACGAAATGAGTGTGACCATGTAATTCTATACttgaataattatttgatggATCCCAAACTCTAATTGAATGATCTCTTGAACCTGTAACTATTCTACCATCTGAAAGTACACAAACACTTCTAACATCTTTTGAATGTCCAtgtaatgattttgaaagtttatatgttgtattattatttgttgttgttgtcatatttataatgaaattaaaaaaataaaaaaataaaaaaaataaaaaaaaacacacaaaaaaaaagattgtgTGTGtggaaaatattataaaaaaaagaaaataagaaaaaaaattgaaaattaatttttatattaaattccaacttcacaaaaaaaaaataaaaataaaaaaaaataaaaaaaaaataaaaaataaaaaaaaaaaaattcccctaattaattttgtatAATTTTCTACAAAAATGGaaatgatttataatttattttttttatttatttatttatttcatagcaatattaaataataattttttttatttttttatttttttgttttttttataaattcactTTTTCACCAACaaagaattattatatatatatatatgttaaatgaataaaatattaaactttaaaaaaaaattacaaaataataataataatacaaacaataataataacaataataatccaaaagcatcaatattaaaaaataataataatgataataccaatgataatttaaaaagtaaaatagtAGTTAAATCAACACCTGTAATacaaaaatcatcatcatttgcTAATGttccaaattcaattaatgtcAATACAAGTAGTAgtggaaataaaaatggtgataaaccaattttattaCAAAGTATGTTTAATAAAGGTAAAAGGTCAAATGAAATAACAAATAGAAAAATTCCACCTCCTTTCTCTGAAGACTCATTTTATAAATCAGGAGTTACTTCAAAagtttcaacaacaactacaacaacctCTTCAACTTCAAAACCAATATTACCTCAAACAATaacaaaaccaaataaaacaaatgaaacaatagtaccaataccaccaattaaaaaaccaatatctaataataatattaattataacaatataaatattcaaCAATCTTCTTCAACTTgtacaatttcaaatagaGTTAgagataatttatttttattaaaagaagagAGTAAGAGTGAATATAATATTAGagtaaatgaaattgaaaaaaaagtaataagtaataacaatattgaTTATAATGATCCATACACTCAAACAATACAAAAGATTATAATGgttgaaaaagaaatgattGACACTTTTTCTGCAATGATTGAATTTCAACCATTACAAAATTTAGCACAAACCCAAATTcttaaatcatcatcaagaTTATCatcaaacaataataataataataataataataataataataataataataatagtaatttattatttttttttgacgatcaaaataattaaataatattttaataaaaatattatagtaatattattattataaaaaaaaaaaaaaaaaaaatatccaacCCCCGTGGACATGGACAtgtaccaaaaaaaaaaaaaaaaatagtaaaaaaaaaaaaaaaagtgtcttatgtcaaaaaagaaaaaatgtcaaaaaattttagatgaTCTTATAGAATGTGCTTTGCTTGCAATTGATGTAcccaaaaagaaataaatacaaTCCAAGTtacacaaaaataaataaaaagtgaAAAGAAGTTTCtctccaaaaaaaaaaaaaaaaaaaaaaaaataaaaataaaattaaaaacaataaaaaatagatattttccaaaaatcctggtggttattttttttttttttttttttttttttttttaaaaaaattagttggTTATATGcttaaagtaaaaaaaaataaaaaaaaaaaaaataacaaaataaaaaaaataaaaaaataaaatatttttattttattttaatgcattcttttttgatcattctattttttttttttattctttatttttttaataagtGACAACGATTGGAAATAAATTTCCACACCcccaatcattttttatatttttagttgaaaaaaaaaaaatatcttacaATTTTcgaaaaatcttttttttttttttattatttttttttttcttgaacccatttttttattttattttattttttttttttgcagtatttttttttttttttagcccCCTTTCAAACCATCACACACCTTTTTCCACatcataaaataaaaataaatggacAATGGAAACACTTGATAGTGTCATTAAAACAGCAACAGACCTAAAACCAAGTGGTTATTATGGTCAAGAAActgaaaacaataataatacaaataataatgataatcaaGACGAGGAAGAAACAATATCACAAATATTATCTTCAGTACCATCCATTTCAgcatcaaaatttttttcacCTCCCCAACCACCTCAACCACccccaccacaacaacaacaccaacaacaacaaaaaccaattgaattaaaatggAGGCAAACTAAAATACTATTGTCTTCAGACACAATACCCActggtattaataataatattagtccAGATTGTAATATAGAATCAAATACAACATTTAatacatcatcatctttaccAGTTCAATtaaccaataataatggttataataataataataataatataaatataaacaataataataataataacaataataataataatgaaaagaataataaaaataatgaaaaaaataaaaatttatcataTCATAGATATAGGAAAGGTAGTTATCaatcaataattgaaaaagcgAAAGCATCAAAAGAAAAGAGAGCAAATATTTTACGTGAAATTCAGACAACAGAACAAGcatatatttcatttttaaaagttttagttgatgtttatttaatgaaaattaaagatattggTATGTCTGATCAAGATATTGATGGAATTTTCTCAAATATTGAAGCTATTAAATTAGCCAACGAAGATATTCTATCGAAATTAAGAGAGaaaattgaatttcattcatcaaattcatttcCTGAAAATGTTGAAATCGCTGATGTTTTCTTAGAATTTGGACCATTCCTTAAAATTTATTctatatttgtaaataattattataatagagcaatttcaataattaaattaaatacaacaaaaaataataaatttaaactttATTTAGCTGTaagttaataattaaataattaaataaataaaaaaaataaaaataatactaatattatttatttatttctttatttatttctttatttatttatttatttatttatttatttatttatttatttatttatttatttatttatttatttatttatttatttatttatttattataggAATGTAAAAGTTTACCAGcatcaaaaaaattagatttaaatgatttaatgatTATGCCAATTCAAAGATTAGTTAgatatgtattattattagaagaaTTAATACAACATACACCAGAATCAACAGAACCAAATGaacataaaaaattaattgaagcaAAGAATGTAATGAAAGATGTAGCATCATTTGTAAATCAATCAACAGTTGATAAACAAGGTCCATTAGAAACTTTAACAAGAGTTCAACAAACTTTAGGTCCAAAAACtggtaatttaattcaaCCACATagaagatttattaaatctggTGATTTAGTTAGAGTTGTACAAGTCcaagatgatgaaaatgaaaatgataataacaataatctaaataatccaaatgaaaataaaccaaataaGAATactgatgatggtgatgaaattattgaaaaaagaattattaatatttatttatttaatgatttaataatttatgcaattaataataaattttggaGAAAGATTTATTTAGTTGAAGTTTGGATTAGAAGTAAAGAGATTAAAGGATTACAAaatgtttttgaaatttatagtaaatcattatcatgtatatttcaaaatcaattctctagtgatagtagtagtagttttCAAGAGTGGTCATCTTTAATTCAAtctacaattaataaattattaattgatgattctgatgcaaaagaaaaaagatttaatctTTTAGAACAAGAtgatcaaattcaaaaagatTTCACTTTTGAAGAGAGACAATTCTATTTCGAATCAATGAATAATCCTCAAAATCCTCAAtttaatgatataaaattatttaaagattcaTTAATTGAAGATGGTATTGTTGAAGAtaggaaaaagaaaattgaaaGTTTAATTACATTTCGACCAAATATTCCTATTTTAGATCAACAacaaagtaataataataatagtaataataataatgtagaAAATTGTAGAAGTAGtattggtagtagtagtggtgaaattaatttaaataataatattgaacaGAATGGATTTTCTGATAGTTCAGATACAGGTGTTGCATTATCAGATAATTCAGATAATGAAGAAgcgaaaaagaaaagaaatacgttaaagaaaagaatggtatctcaaaataatttaaattataattcaaataaaaccaGTGGTGTAACATTATTGACTCAACAATTAActggtaaaaataaatcgTCGTCGTTGTTATCACATATTGCATTAACTAGACAGAATATAGTTATGCAAGGTTATCTTACAAAAATTGGCGAAGTTGTAAAAAATTGGAAGAGAAGGTGGTTCATTTTTGAGAGTAATTATCTTTTCTATTTAAAGAATGAGCAATCCTCAAAGGTGTTGGGTATAATACCACTAATTGGctcaaaaattgaaaatatcgATCAGACTTCATTCAACATTTCAACTACTTCAAGAACCTATTTAATCATTGCTGATTCTCAAAATGAGCTTTCAAAATGgacaaaatcaatattagaTTTTCATAATTCAAGAgataatttcattaacaaTATTAAACAACAATATTCAAGTAGTagttctttaaaattaataaataatcaacaacaacatcaaactcaacaacaaactcaacaacaaattcaaaaaagatTATCTTGGTTATCTGCTGCTTTaccaaatattaattcaagttttaaaaaaccaCCCCAAAATGATAGATCAAAAACAATTGCAAATTTTAGATTCACTCAAAtcttaaatgaaaataataatatcccACCAGATTCCTCTTTATCTAAAAGTGTTGATGCTTTAAGCTTAAGTAGtaatactaccaccactacaaataataataataataataataataataataataacaacgaCTATGAAGATGATTGTGATAGTTTATCTTCAGAGGAAGAgtttgatgatgaagaagaagaatttGATAGATAAATTTAttggtcaaaaaaaaaaagaaaaaaaaaaaaaagaaaaaaaaaaaaagaaaaaaaaaaaaaaaaaaaaaaaatagtagtaACATTACAAATAtcgattaaaattttaaataaaatgatattttctttattggaaaaaaataataataatagtttttttttttttctctttaataaataagtttatttttttttaaattttttttttttttattttttttttttattattaaaattacctaattatttatttccattcatcatcatcttcttcttcttgttgttgttggttatTTGATTCTATTTGATCATATCTTTTCATTATATTACTTGCAAAAGAGTCACCAAGATTTGAATCACCAGAAAAGTTTGCAATATTATTACTGTCCATCTTTACAACACTATCTACAAATATTGAATCACCAATAGTTTTAATTCTAACTTCATCAccagatttaaaaattttatgactaaatttatcaacatctgcccaaaattcaaaataattctttttatttggatgtaaatttttaattgctttttttgtttattttaatatataaaattaattaataaattaaaaattagaaaattaaaaaaatatatataaatatttatttagttaGTTACCATCATCATGAAAATTTGAAGGTAAAgaagaatttttatttccatCTGAAATTGCAACTGATAGTTGATCagcattaattttatcaacaaGAGTAGCTTGAACtctatcaaatttatttaagtAACCTTTTGTGATAGCAGTTGCTCTTGTCATTTTTGGTGGAATTTCAACACCATCTTTCCAATTACGTTTTACTgcattatcaaattcaattgtgATTGCAACATATCTAGTTGGTAATACTGTATCTTGTAGTGGTTGTTTTGCTTGTAAAAATACTGTATGAATATTATGTTTTTGTAAAATACCTTCAACTATAAAtccatcaccaccacaaaAACGTTCTTTAGTGAATGTTCCACTATAATTTGTACTTGAactcatttttatttatctataaaattaaaattttaaaaaataaatttttttttttttttttttttttttttttttaatcaacaaaaaaaaaaatctaaaaaaaaaaaggcatgcctttttatttttcaaataaattaattttttattttttggttattatttttcaattaccaaattaattattattattttttttttttttttgtatttttgagATATAATTTGTTATAAATatatcatatttttttttatatctagaaaaattataaattctttaaaaaaaaaaataaacttgatACGACTGACCCAGATGAAAATGTTTGGTGtgatttataataatgataacaaatcaaaaaaaaaagaaagaataaatttatttaaataaaaatgaataaccaaataataaataatggtttcaaaaaaaaattctttatttatttttaaattaatagtatgatttaccaaaaatcttttcctttattttttttcatgatTTGGTCATGAATTAAATCCTCTTCACTATCACCTTCATCATTATACGATGCCTcttcataatcatcatcatcataataatCCTCATAATCACTGAGTGTAATTGGTCTTTcttttgattgttgttgttgttgatttttatcattaccatcagtagtattattattattattattattattattattattattttgttcaccatttgtattttcatcttgattatcattatcatcatcatcatcatcatcaccactatcatcatcactaattaaagaatttctATAATTAATAAGATTTGTAATAGTTTGATCGTTTTTTAAATCCtcttgtaattttaattgtttttccattgtatcttttaattttgaaagatGAGTCGaagttttatctttttttggttttaaagTTGTAAAAGTGATTTTACCAACTTgaacttgttgttgttcttctttttcaatttgtaaTCTAACTTGTTCAATTTCTTGTTCTGAAAGAATTGGAAATTGTGGTTCCAACCATTGTTCATGAATTGAAGATGTGATAAAGACTGGTTCATTATCGATGATTTcatttgttgatttaatttgaCCACCATAAAGATTATAGATTCTAATTTTCTTTGGATCATATTCAACCAAATCTGAATCAACAGgaattaaaagtttattcaattgattaacgattgattctttaaattcattgaatttactattaacaaataatttaaataattgtttcttTGAGCCATTTTTACAAACTGTAACAGATAATGAACGAACTGGTTGTGAATTTTTAGAATGACCACCAGTACTATTTGACATTAATGgtttttgatgatgatgataaaaactTTGagttaataatttctttaatgttTTTTGGCAAGATT
It includes:
- the gxcK gene encoding RhoGEF domain-containing protein (pleckstrin homology (PH) domain-containing protein), whose product is METLDSVIKTATDLKPSGYYGQETENNNNTNNNDNQDEEETISQILSSVPSISASKFFSPPQPPQPPPPQQQHQQQQKPIELKWRQTKILLSSDTIPTGINNNISPDCNIESNTTFNTSSSLPVQLTNNNGYNNNNNNININNNNNNNNNNNNEKNNKNNEKNKNLSYHRYRKGSYQSIIEKAKASKEKRANILREIQTTEQAYISFLKVLVDVYLMKIKDIGMSDQDIDGIFSNIEAIKLANEDILSKLREKIEFHSSNSFPENVEIADVFLEFGPFLKIYSIFVNNYYNRAISIIKLNTTKNNKFKLYLAECKSLPASKKLDLNDLMIMPIQRLVRYVLLLEELIQHTPESTEPNEHKKLIEAKNVMKDVASFVNQSTVDKQGPLETLTRVQQTLGPKTGNLIQPHRRFIKSGDLVRVVQVQDDENENDNNNNLNNPNENKPNKNTDDGDEIIEKRIINIYLFNDLIIYAINNKFWRKIYLVEVWIRSKEIKGLQNVFEIYSKSLSCIFQNQFSSDSSSSFQEWSSLIQSTINKLLIDDSDAKEKRFNLLEQDDQIQKDFTFEERQFYFESMNNPQNPQFNDIKLFKDSLIEDGIVEDRKKKIESLITFRPNIPILDQQQSNNNNSNNNNVENCRSSIGSSSGEINLNNNIEQNGFSDSSDTGVALSDNSDNEEAKKKRNTLKKRMVSQNNLNYNSNKTSGVTLLTQQLTGKNKSSSLLSHIALTRQNIVMQGYLTKIGEVVKNWKRRWFIFESNYLFYLKNEQSSKVLGIIPLIGSKIENIDQTSFNISTTSRTYLIIADSQNELSKWTKSILDFHNSRDNFINNIKQQYSSSSSLKLINNQQQHQTQQQTQQQIQKRLSWLSAALPNINSSFKKPPQNDRSKTIANFRFTQILNENNNIPPDSSLSKSVDALSLSSNTTTTTNNNNNNNNNNNNNDYEDDCDSLSSEEEFDDEEEEFDR